One window of Triticum dicoccoides isolate Atlit2015 ecotype Zavitan chromosome 5A, WEW_v2.0, whole genome shotgun sequence genomic DNA carries:
- the LOC119297048 gene encoding uncharacterized protein LOC119297048, whose translation MGSARDAVEISSDEEDSRPAPVARELPCDDAVLKKGESDDAGVATDDDDCVVLDGDPDGAVAVVGRKGAAGNDVSSDELQIVAEKGQVACRDFPHSRRLCSNLPFGTTSHEKHCTMCYCFVCDVRAPCDYWGTGLSIDDHCHATDKETRWKTLRLAFKCKGLRASNPEKENAMYPAMASVSGLSLGNRSPLQNVVNQNRQIHASVRTAPNVAPAVSAPRAFPVARAEGSTSNAQTSQVTYPVATTVSAPRGIPTTRAEGSTSNAHTSQATHHVAPTVGAPRVYRATRAEGSRINAHTSQVSYPVAPTVSVPRPHPAARTGRGSNNAHTSQVTYPVAAPTVSAPRPQPVARTGIGLNNAHNAQITHPVQPTVSAPRAYPAAIAERGNAQTAQLTYPATASHHLPEPEPDQYEEYWEDTPEEYASEGSTVYVGNLPYHIDDDSLALNFQHAGVVVFSEVIYDDKTGQSCGFGYVTMSTVQEAEKAVRMYHGYVIYGSVRPLTVYITAPCQSGSPFEIFVCNLPWQVDDSWLEKLFSAHGEVVDARVVYYERRGGTRRSRGFGFVTMATEEQSYYAINSLNKQVLEGRTLRVKVSRESPQQGY comes from the exons ATGGGGTCGGCGCGGGACGCTGTGGagatcagctccgacgaggaggactcTCGCCCCGCCCCCGTGGCAAGGGAGTTGCCTTGCGATGATGCTGTGTTGAAGAAGGGCGAGTCGGACGACGCCGGTGTTGCCACGGATGACGACGACTGCGTGGTTCTAGATGGCGACCCTGATGGGGCGGTTGCTGTTGTGGGACGGAAGGGGGCTGCGGGGAACGATGTCAGCTCCGATGAACTGCAGATAGTTGCAGAGAAAGGCCAG GTAGCATGCAGGGACTTCCCTCACTCGCGCCGTTTATGTTCTAACTTGCCCTTCGGCACTACTTCTCATGAGAAGCATTGTACCATG TGCTACTGTTTTGTATGTGACGTCCGAGCTCCGTGCGATTATTGGGGTACAGGTCTCTCGATTGATGATCATTGTCATGCTACTGATAAGGAAACTAGGTGGAAAACACTGAGGCTTGCGTTCAAGTGCAAAGGGCTTCGAGCATCTAATCCAGAAAAGGAAAATGCCATGTACCCAGCAATGGCGTCAGTCAGCGGCCTTTCTCTTGGCAATCGGAGTCCTCTTCAGAATGTTGTGAACCAAAACAGGCAAATACATGCTTCAGTTAGAACCGCACCGAATGTAGCCCCAGCTGTCAGTGCACCAAGAGCATTCCCTGTGGCAAGAGCTGAAGGTAGCACAAGCAATGCTCAAACTTCTCAAGTTACTTATCCTGTAGCGACAACTGTCAGTGCACCAAGAGGAATCCCTACGACGAGAGCTGAAGGTAGCACAAGCAATGCTCACACTTCTCAAGCTACTCACCATGTAGCGCCAACCGTTGGTGCACCAAGAGTGTACCGTGCGACAAGAGCTGAAGGTAGTAGAATCAATGCTCACACTTCTCAAGTTTCTTATCCTGTAGCGCCAACTGTCAGTGTACCAAGGCCACACCCTGCGGCAAGAACTGGAAGAGGTTCAAACAACGCTCACACTTCTCAAGTTActtatcctgtagctgctccaactGTCAGTGCACCAAGGCCACAGCCTGTGGCAAGAACTGGAATAGGTTTAAACAATGCTCACAATGCACAAATTACTCACCCTGTACAACCAACTGTCAGTGCACCAAGAGCTTACCCTGCGGCAATAGCTGAAAGAGGCAATGCTCAAACCGCTCAACTTACTTACCCGGCCACTGCCAGCCACCACCTGCCGGAGCCCGAGCCTGACCAGTATGAAGAGTACTGGGAGGACACACCAGAGGAATATGCATCAGAGGGATCCACAGTGTATGTCGGGAACCTACCCTACCACATTGACGACGACTCTCTCGCACTGAATTTCCAGCATGCCGGAGTCGTTGTTTTCTCGGAG GTCATTTACGATGACAAAACAGGCCAGAGCTGTGGATTTGGGTATGTCACCATGAGTACTGTTCAGGAGGCTGAGAAGGCTGTTAGAATGTACCATGGATAT GTGATATATGGCAGTGTCAGACCTCTGACGGTATATATCACAGCTCCCTGTCAATCTGGGTCTCCGTTCGAAATCTTTGTGTGCAATCTGCCGTGGCAAGTGGACGACTCGTGGTTGGAGAAGCTGTTCAGCGCGCACGGCGAAGTGGTTGATGCTAGAGTAGTCTACTATGAGCGCAGAGGAGGGACCAGGCGTTCAAGGGGGTTTGGTTTTGTCACAATGGCGACGGAGGAGCAATCGTACTACGCGATCAATTCTCTCAACAAGCAG GTTCTGGAGGGACGTACCCTGCGAGTGAAGGTTTCGAGGGAGAGTCCACAGCAAGGCTATTGA